From the genome of Miscanthus floridulus cultivar M001 chromosome 10, ASM1932011v1, whole genome shotgun sequence, one region includes:
- the LOC136485530 gene encoding uncharacterized protein has translation MNSREADLTQAQYEQVCPSWCDNHRECWTEIVRMWRTDEAYARRADRQGRRAQMRGVSHHQGNQPLPQFATRWTQTHGGQEINEYTAYLLSHKGKATDPNNVYNPEDGPDAYTNPTAYEKATEYTVAARQRYGETFDPTAEPLDTDLLQRLGPGKQHGRYYMAHSALDPSQVPTLTQVRSTPTSSSDIPVAPRRQSASQAQMEAKMEERIATLHAQMMAQQMAYQQSLQQHYNTQMQNMASFFQSMQTPGASTPPPLPMFAPPPPPSEFFPVPALVAPGGTPVQSTGSNPSPGGPGHQMMSYPPPAPYPPYPPPRGPPPTYSWPPVRGGWQYAQAPQFGPRGFPWANPGGSGGGADDETGDGATS, from the exons ATGAACTCGAGGGAGGCCGACCTCACCCAAGCGCAATACGAGCAG GTGTGTCCGTCGTGGTGCGACAACCACAGGGAATGCTGGACGGAGATTGTGCGCATGTGGCGCACGGATGAGGCGTACGCGAGGCGCGCCGACCGTCAGGGCCGCCGCGCGCAGATGCGAGGGGTGTCACACCACCAAGGGAATCAGCCCCTCCCCCAGTTCGCGACAAGATGG acgcagacgcacggtgggcaggaaatcaacgagtacaccgcgtacctcctctctcacaagggcaaggcgacggatccaaacaacgtctacaacccggaggacgggcccgatgcgtacaccaaccccaccgcctacgagaaggccaccgagtacaccgtcgcggctcgccagcgctacggggagacgttcgaccccaccgccgagcccctggacacagacctcctgcagaggttgggaccagggaagcagcacggccgctactacatggcccacagcgccctcgacccgtcccaggttcctacgctgacccaggttcgatccacgcccacgagctccagcgacatccccgtagcgccccggcggcagtcagcgtcacag gcccagatggaggccaagatggaggagaggatcgccacgttgcacgcgcagatgatggcgcaacagatggcttaccagcaaagcctgcagcagcactacaacactcagatgcagaacatggccagcttcttccagtccatgcagacgcccggggcgtctacaccgcctcctcttccaatgttcgctccaccgcctcctccttcagagttttttcctgtgcctgctcttgtcgctcctggagggaccccg gtacagtcgacgggttcgaacccgtctcctggaggtcccggccatcagatgatgtcgtatccaccacctgcaccctatccaccgtatccacctccgcgtggccctcctccgacgtactcgtggccgccggtgcgcggagggtggcagtacgcgcaggcgcctcaatttggtccaagggggtttccgtgggcaaaccctgggggctctgggggtggagcggacgacgagaccggggacggcgcgacgagctag